aatggaTTTATATTAGATGTTGTTGAATGTTATAGCTGATGTTGCAAAAGTGGAATATTGTCAGATAAAACTAACTGAAGAAAGTGAGAAAGCTTTTATATATGCAGTTAAGAATCAATATTGGTATAAGATGTATATGGATGATTTACCAATATGGGGCAAGTGCCAATCTATTGTTTTCTTTAATACCTTAGTACATTGTTATTGTATCCATTAATTTGTATGTACTCTTTAGGAGTCGTGGGAGACATAGAAGAAAATAATGTAGCTGTTTCTTATTATATTTGGACACACAAGAAATTTGATATAGGATATAATGGAAAACAGATAGTTGACGTAAATTTAACCAGTGAAAATAAGGTGAAATTAGTCCAAGGAGCAGCCATTTCTTTCAGTTATGAAGTTAATTGGAGAaagagtaatattaaatttgaagatagatttgataaatatttagaTCCCAACTTTTTCCAACATAGAGTAAGTACTgtattatttaaagaatttgaattattcattctgggcctttttattaacaatcatTTTTATGTGTTACATAGATTCATTGGTTCAGCATCTTTAATAGTTTTATGATGGTAATTTTTCTTGTTGGACTTGTCTCGATGATTTTGATGCGTACTTTGAGAAAGGATTATGCTAGATACAGCAGAGATGAAGAAATGGATGATATGGAACGTGATTTAGGGGATGAATATGGATGGAAACAAGTTCATGGGGATGTATTTAGGCCAGCTAGTCATGCAATGCTTTTTTCAGCTCTTATAGGCGCAGGTTATCAGGTAGTTAATTAAGTTGTGAAACCTttatctatatttaaaaattgttatatacttaataaacatttataaatgattttatatTAGGTGACAGTGGTTGTTCTCAGTGTCATCATTTTTGCTATTCTTGGAGAGCTTTATACAGAAAGAGGATCCATGTTATCAACAGCAATTTTTGTATATGCTGCTACATCACCTATAAATGGTTATGCTGGTGGAGGTTTATATGCACGAATGGGCGGACGCATTTGGATTAAACAAATGATTCTCAGTGCCTTTATGTTACCTATTATTGTTTGCGGCACtgcatttttcattaattttattgcaatgtATTACCATGCTAGCCGTGCTATACCATTTGGTTCTATGGTAATTTccgatttaataatttagttataTGTATACTGGTTTTAATATAGTAACAAATGTATTTTGCTTTTAGGTGGCAGTCACTTGTATTTgcatatttgttatattgccattaacGTTAGTTGGAACCATTTTAGGCCGCAATTTAGCCGGAACACCGGACGCACCATGTAGAGTCAACGCAGTACCTCGACCTATTCCCGAAAAAAAATGGTTTATGGAACCATTAGTTATTATAATGCTTGGTGGTATCCTGCCTTTTGGATCAATATTCATCGAAATGTAAGTATTGTTActaagtaaaatttattttcgcaaaaattgttataaataacaaattgttatattgtcaGGTACTTCATTTTTACCTCATTTTGGGCATACAAAATTTACTATGTGTACGGATTTATGTTATTAGTATTCGTTATTCTAATGATAGTAACTGTTTGCGTTACTATCGTGTGTACATACTTCCTGCTAAACGCCGAAGACTATCGATGGTGAGAATTTTATATTAGTCCATTATACTCAAgtattgttaaattatattcgtttaattaatttatatctaTATTTTACAGGCAGTGGACAAGTTTCTTAGCGGCAGCTTCAACTGCTGCCTACGTCTATATATAttccttttattatttcttctttaaAACGAAGTATGTTTTTAATCTATTACTTAATTTCGTAAAGTCgaaatttttgtagaaaataaccttattatatatttttcagaaTGTACGGTCTTTTCCAGACAGCATTTTACTTTGGATACATGGCATTGTTCAGCCTTGCTTTGGGTATAATGTGTGGAACAGTCGGTTATGTTGGAACTAACGCGTTTGTACGAAAGATCTATTCCACCGTCAAAATAGACTAAAGCACAATTTTAGTGTAATGTCTACACCGTGGATTAAAGTAAGAACATTCAAAGTGATATCCACTGGTCTTCGTGAAGTACAGTTTGATCATTCtgatagtttaaattatttgccTTTATCATAATGCGCAAATGCAGCTTGTAAAAAACTTCCTAAATTAACATCGATcagttattgctatcaataacgtgaatacttaatattatgagtttcgAAACTTTCCaacaaatgttttattattatatatattattgtaatgtcgcaataacattttcattttaagtAAGAGATTGATTTATCTGCGGCAGTTGAATTTTTGAAGTGGGGTCCTATGACGGAcagtatacatttatttatatgtactgTTCGTGTACTATTTCTCTAGAGTCACAGTTCCATATTACTTGAAATGCAAACTCCAATGAGAGTAACtttaaaattactattttacTCGTAACAACTGACTATGTAATGTTGCTCAATTTCACTAAATTTTGCTAGAAACTCGCAgatcttattttaattttccagcTTACAGATGAAAGGATTATAACAACTTCTGTAAGTTAAGTAACTATTTTGAAAACGTTACCTCATAAAACATTTGTTGTGATTCTTGTGCATCGTACAAATATATGCcagaaatttcttttaaaacgTACATTAATGAtgataaatatctaaattttgtaTCAAAATATAAACATTGTAAAACATTAGATAATATCATTGATTGCAATTTCATAAGTATAAGCCAAAATTGGAGAAACAGAAAAGAAtgcaaattattacatgtaagTTGTAcagtataaattttcaatacagTTTATGCTAAATGTACACAATGTTTCAGTTAACACAGAGTGTTGTTTTAACTACGTGACTCTGAATTAAAATGTTGTTCAGACAGATTATCAACGATTCAATTAACGTTAATTTACATTTAGATAAAGTAGTTGATACAGTAAATTGTGAACATaagaaatttttttatcaaGGACTTCATACCATGTATCACAATATTTTGTTTGTGTGAATATCCTTTACTATAAATTGtgaatatattgataatatgtAAAGTATCGTAAGTATAGAATTGGAGATAAATGATCTTTTTAATCGCGATCCTCCATAAACAGCAAAATATCCATGTATCTTATTGCtgttcaaaaaaaaaaacaacaaaacaAAGGGGATTGGCATTTGAAAATCACAGCAAAAGTATTTGACCTAATGATATATTGTCAAAAATCAAGTATTAGTGAGGACATTTGAGTGAATATATGATTTATTGTTAGACGTAGTAAttctaagaaatataaaatttctacatataacaaattcaatgtattttattaatacgaTAGCCTCATTGccagtttttatatttcaacataTTCTTATCTTTATTTCATAGTTTCACGTGACCTAACtattgtacaataaaaattctatatttttatttttgtataacgAAAATATATACAGATAAAATAACAAAACGTACTCGTATTTTGAAAAAGTATATCGTTTTTTATACGTTCGTGGAAGATGTTGAATTAatggtatattttttaaaacataacTATTATGTTAGATTCAATAAAGAGTAAGGTATTATATCCATTATTGCCCAAATCaaaatacactgctcaaaagaaatatggcatagaaaaaatttaggcaaaaattggacaaatttgactgatgataactccgtgaaaaatcatcgcaaagttatgctcttttttttaaattaaagcttgagatctctactttaagaccctgtagtttgattttagatttgatgcatccctaccacaataacaccgtaaatgtgaggtcatgtttgcaatattgaaaattacaaagtttgacgaaatgcatggacttgccacatttttttggggcgatactgtttacagcaacataaagtacaaacctttatctttaatttccagtatgtgaaaaaccgctaccatttttttctgcaaagatacagaactttaaagaaatccttgcatttatggcatataccgccggcattagcattacccgatatgcacctcggagaggttgctggacagattttgcgcatcatatgcctctgacaagagcctttctttgtgtgtatttgtgtgtgagtatctgtgtgtctgtatgtttgaattctaataacgcgtgtttccaccgctttgttgaattatcccttgcagtcgattactcatgttaatgcaagccctaatttcttcctgtggaatgtcattccaaatttcagttaagacttgcgatagatcttacagattggtaggttgtcttgttaaatttctatagggttcaaatttggacttactgcagaatatggaagcaatcaaattgaattgggactgcaaaattcgagaatgattctcaacgaggcttctcgacgataattcatacacacacacagattctcacacacaaatacacacagaaaaggctcctgtcagagccatataatgtgcaaaatctgtccagcaacctctccgacctgcacatcgggtaatgctaatggcggcggtatatgccataaatgcaagggtttctttaaagttctgtatctttgcagaaaaaaatggtagcggtttttcacatactggaaattaaagataaaggtttgtactttctgctgctgtaaacagtatcgccccaaaaaaatgtggcaagtccatgcatttcgtcaaactttgtaattttcaatattgcaaacatgacctcacatttacggtgttattgtggtagggatgcatcaaatctaaaatcaaactacagggtcttaaagtagagatctcaagctttaatttaaaaaaaagagcataactttgcgatgatttttcacggagttatcatcagtcgaatttggcctatttttgcctaaaatttttctatgccatatttcttttgagcagtgtattacAAAATTCCATAAAAGAATGTTGTAGTATTCGTTCCATGACAAATTCTGCTTAATTAGACTTgctgtatttatttttgtatttgcttTTTTGATTATATGCAGGGTACAAATAATATACGAATATCAGAAATAGCCATGGACCTAGGAATATATTAGTAATCTATAATGTGGAGTTTGTATTCGTAACACAGTGGTGACagcaaatttataattcaacatttaagttttaaaataactttcatataataaatatatgtatataaataaaatgtaaatttggtaaatgtgtttaacaaaattttatttttaaattgactaattgattattttaattcaatcaaagaatataatttgcaaaaaatatttgagattatatttcaaattgttcGCGGGTTTCTTTGTTTCTGATTTGTCTAGATATTCAATGAATGAACCGAcaaaaaaatcaaatttgtCCTAAGTAATATGGCCTCCTCATATAACCAAATCTATGCGCGTACGTGTCCTAAGTCCATGTGTCTAATATAGACAAAGCATACAAAATAAAAGACTACTGGGTTTGCATCCTTATTTTTGGTTACGAAGAATATACGAACCAATAAGAGCTGACATGCGCAGAATAAACAACGCTCGTcgtttaataagtataatattccGCGAAAGAAATAATAGTTGCCCAATTGACTTTAGCGGTGCCAGTGTGGCACTAAAAGTTGTTTCGTCGTACGCTCGGAGGTATTCACGTGTCAAAGCGCACACGTCGATGCACTCCGTGGGGTGAAGTGAGCTGTCACACCTGTTCATTACTCCAAAGACTACATATTGAATCGAACGTATAGTGACTGAATAGTGTTTCGTTCATTATTCctttatttcaagttttattgCGATACTTTTGATAAAGGAAAAGCAGCAGAAATGGCACCAAAACAAAGAATGCGCATCGCTAATGAAAGAGCCACAAAAAACATTACACTTCGTGGGAATGTTCCAAAATCATCGGTATGttgtttattttcatattaactaagtgttatttaaataatttttaatagaatgaaataaatcatgtaaacattatttaacaataaatgattcccaatttttaatttatattaaaagtcATATATCAGAGATGTAACAAATTTTGATTATATACAGAGACTTATGGTAATTTCCagcatattatatttttagttttatacttatatatgtttattatacattaatagaaCCATTATTAAatctttcataaatatttgtgGTTGAAAGGTAATGTAAACTTCAGTATAGTAAAATAATGTTTCTACCATATGCAATATTATCTTTTCATTATAAACATATGTAACAACTTTAGATTGATTTACTCAATGTTTTAAAATGATTTGTCACTTTTATCATCAATCATTTCTgtcttaacaattttattacatatgtaaatgCATTATAGAAACCACAAGATGATGGATCTCCAATCGGACCATGTTTGCTAGCACTTTTCTTGTTTGTCGTATGTGGATCTGGTAAGTTTGAACATAACATTTAGAAATCATTCAACCAATGAAATATCAATTGATGTCTATCTAAAATAAtacctttttaattttcagctgtatttcaaataattcagaGTATTAGAATGGCATaaggaaattatgaaatgaGAAGTCAAGAAATGTTGCTGTTActgttaatacaaaaatatgtcTATACTTTATTGGTATACAAACGAGATTAACAGACTGTtttattgcataaaaatattGGCGCTGTAAGATTATTAATGCAAATTtgaattcaaatttccacagaATATCTTTTTTTATTTGCTATGTTTCAAGaggattatttataaaaatttagcatttataaacatttcattGAATTGTAGTATATATCGATGAAAGAAAATtgcgtttaatatattttatttagaacttataaacaaattattagatatttaatatgATTTTTTAAAGATCTCTATTGCATTGCTTCCTGTAACAGTGACTTTTACTCCTGATTCCATAAGATAGGTAAATTCTTTCATCGATATATACTTAgtaaataattgtatatatacataatCAATTTATTGTATCGATTTATTAATCAAAGCATTCCACTGTAAGCAGTTGGTAGCTTTTGGTTGTCTATATATTTTAGAGGCCTTAAGAATATAAGtcattaaatatgtaaaaaaatatatatattgtcagTGTAATTTATCCTAATGAAATATTTGCTACAGACAATTCTTTGTctcttttaataaattatgtcataaacatttaattgtattacttttattaaaccCTTTACTAAATATATATCctattatattttcttaaaatatataatattaaaaataaaatatatagagaataaaattttttttttttcttaaaatatataGAAAGAATAAAGATAATGTAGTAATTAATTTGCTTCTAAAAAGTTGAGGAAAACTGTAAGTTATGGAAGAAAATGTGATGAATACGTAAATCGGACGATTGGCGCTGTTAACAGCATTTGTGGCGGTCTTTTTAAAAGATCGTTTCTATTTGTACTTGTGGACAAATGATTAATGTTGGCAACCGTGGAGATTTTAGTGATTTCTATTGGCATAACCAAACAGTGGGAACAGTGTGTTGTTATTCAAATCAAACGGAAAATTGTTACACGCTaaacaaagaaataatttttcaaagatctatattaaattattttattattacatatcgAATAAGTATTTAATAGTTTAAGACCGTCTTTTTATCAAAGGATTATTAAAATGGCTggtatattcaatttatttggaGAATCAAATCTCAATAAAGGTATGAATAACAATTTCTGTAGGTTACCTATCTTTTTTGCTAACTTTTTATTTTCCTATACGTAAGAAAAATAGagtttaattaattgtttttacAGGCCAAGTTGTGAAACCTTTGGTAAGATCTAAAACAACCATTGGAGCAAGTGAAACTCCTGTAAAAACTGTTCTTTCATCAAAGCAAAAAGGATTATCCATTAGAAccaattcaaattcaaatatatCAACTGTTGGACACTTAACTAACTTAAACCAAGATGTACCTAATAAGCCACAAGAGTATTTGAAACCAAAACTTACTCAATTAGACATTGGTGGTCGTCCAATATCACCTGGGAAAGATTTAGTATGCAtagtacaaataattaaaagttttcTACAAATAATATGGAGAAGGTAATCTTGAGATTTTTTTACAGAAAGCAGATGAATATTCAACCAAATCTCTGAAAAAAGTACCTGACAAAAAAAATACACAAAAGCTTTCAGATAAAACTATTTTTTTAAAGCCAGCTTTACCAAAAAACTATACAAAGAAAAGATATCCTGAACCTGAAAGTTTAGCACCATATTGTGATATGCAATTTGAGTTTGGTATGAATCCTCaaacatattaaacatatttgTGCAGAAGAAGatttatattatcaatgtaaatgtataaaatatatgaaatctaTTTTTACAGATGATATTTATTCCAAAACCATAGAAAATGAATTTAAGGAACTGCTTCTGAAGAAGAGGGATGAGGTGTTGCCATATAATGACAGTTTTGAAACAGGTATTAAATTTTGgatagaaatttatttcattaatataatgtataagtatttgatattttaaactttttactTAGATCCAGAAGAAATTGAATATGAAATGCCAACATTATATGTATCACCTATATCATTCGATACAGAATGGAGACAATTCAAGATTCCTAGTTTACCAGAAATATCTGATAATGAggactatttttaatatttattctacAGTAATTactttatgaaatattatttttttaatttatttagtaataataatttctgaATAATATAATCAGAAATATCTTGTTAAGTGgatttgtttattataaaatattataatcataaattAAAAGGAAAGTagctaataatttaatagtattaTTTTCATGTATCATGCTTTTGTAAGatgtaaataaacaattttttatagcAATTGTGATTGgtagtaataaattataaaattcttaagAATTGCATATGATAAATAACTATTAACAAACGTGAATTTAACTCAAGATTTTTCAATTGTTAATGGCGTGTATAAAATGTCACCAAGTAAATGTACCACTGTAATAGCTGGTATTTTAGAAGATCGTACTTTTAATCATATATGCTTCATTGCTGAAAGTTTATCCACTCTGTTAccgaatttttattataaatgcatTTACAAAAGTTCATCAGAATGGGAAGTAAGTTcagttcattttatttataaatgggTTTTATGTATAATCGTTGTTCTAGTGTTGGTTACAAAAAATTTGTGCACTTTACAACTGGTCTCATAGCAAATCTCCATTAATATGGAGAGAAATTGGAATTACTCATTGCACTGTAAATTACATTGGAGGTAGCTATCAGTTCTGGGAATTATTGAATCAATATTATAACATCAAATCGTATTTAAATGATGATGAGCTTGATGCACTACAAGCAGATTTATCAGTTGTAAGTCATTTTGCATATCATaagtatattaagtatattgAGTGAATAGTAGGGATAGTAAAATAATACAGTGCTGGACAAAAATTATTCATGTAGGTTTATGATGTAAAACTGCAACAACGTAAATGTTTATGTACACCAGAAGAGTGTCAtcaaataacaataataggaGCAGGAACATCAGTATGTCCAGATTTGGTTTGCCAGTTATTAATGACAAAAGAACTTTGGTGGACACatggaattattattaatttatatgacGAGCCAGGATgtttttttaaacttaaaaaaatacATAGAGATGCACGAGCAGTGGGTTCAGGTTTAAATAGAGTGACTGTTTTAGACAATGTACCTGATGGATTAAAAGATTGTAATATATTGATATACCTTGATTCTTTTTTAaggtaaataaagaaattaaatatttcaattagaTCCTTCAGTGAAACTAGTGCCATATAGTGAGACTCTACTGTATCACTTCCTTTCATTTTCATGTACAATAGCTTGATAAAATTCTATTTATCTTATAGGGAAGAACATGAGGGTACAGATGAATTATTgcaaagaaattataaatacatagaAGGATTGTGTatacaaataaatgaatatgCACCCCCTTCCATGAAAGTAATTTTCTGCTCACCGGGTTTTACATGTTTTTATGTTAATATCGTACATAAATtagttacaaaattaccaagtaCAAATATTGTAGCTGTTAGTTCTCATTACGGTTTAGAACTCATATATCCATTGGTACATTCATTAGGATACACTTTAAAAAACTTCGGATGTCCACCTGTATGGGGCTATTTGGGTTTGTTTTTAcattaaaacaatttaataccccttaataaatttcttaatatacatattaattaattcaattcaaCTATAGGAATCAACTACTTTGTAGATGTTGATCGCATGATTCAAAAAGTTCAAACTCCACAGCATGCAGAATTAAGATGGTTCTTCTATATGTCACATAATAAAAAGCCTTACAAAGAAAATCTTAAACGGAAGGTACATATTTCATCAATCTTCTATGTGTAACATAGAAGTATTCAAGTTTCTGTGTATGCACAGGCACTTGCACAGTATCAATTAGGTAGATCGGAAGATTTTCAAAAATGCAGAGCAATTTGCGATCTTTTAAAACTATGGTATAGCAAGAAAGAAAATATTGGAGACGAGATTATATCATTAGGAATTGCATCTGATGGTGACTACAACATTAGGAATATAAATATGAAcagaattattacattttccTTTTATTATAGGATCTTTCGGTATTCCAAAGGGACTCGTATTCTCACAACCAGTACATTTAAAAGTATTAGAAGATAATTCACGAATATGGATCCCTTTTAAAGATTTCCCAATGCCAAATAtgccaatttctatatttcgcaGTTTCATAGACACTGCtataattattaacgaaaaaataacagaattaatacagaattctaaatttaaagaaaaatttccagaaattatttaataaataatttgaaatatctttAATCAAAagaatcattattttattatattatttaatatacataaataCGATAAAAGTATGCAAATTTAACATATCTATTCAAATTGATCATTGTTTTATACATttacaattcttaaaattgCACATTTTGTATAACCACTTAttcttttcatttaatttagacTTCAGCTGATATttgaacaataaaaattaaaaacatatatGAAAATCACATTGTGTAATGTGCAACGAACCATAGACGATTATacgaaacataaatttaatatgtgtGATTAAATTTACATGTTTACTGAATAAATCATAAGAAGAATAATAAAGTTTCTTAAGATAAATTTATTACCTAGTAAATACAATTGAATAAATTAACTAAGAAATATTACCACTGATTGCTTGAAAAAGATCATTGCGCTTATAGTGATTCTTTTAAAAATAGTTGCAGAAATAATACTTTTCGCCATAATTAATGTACTGGAATTTGATATTACAATTTTCTTGTATATAGAAAATGACATAACAAATTGTTACCAGCTTAAATCTATTGTTAACAACTGgtaattcatttcattttacaCTTAATTAATAGTTCTTTATACAGGATGTTATGTCACAATGGTAGACAAATGGATAATGTATCTCGTATTATTGATCGTGATTGCTTTATCTTCAGTATTCAAAAAGCGTGTATGGATTAGTGatgtatttttgtttaaaatgccACTATATATTATGAATGAAACCAGAGTATATCAAaaagtaaaattgtattaagtCCTATGTAGTTTTTTTAAGAATAAatgatgtattaaaaatttgaaaatttgaagggcaatgtgaaaattaaaaacgccgaaaaatttttgaagaaataaCTTCCAATTACCTGAACtgagaataaaaaattattacacgatgcaaattttacaattgctcACTGATATTGACGACGTTAGATTTCTAtcagtaaaaaataaatgttaggATTGCACGCCGTtacaataggtatagtaaaaaCTGCATTTTGACACAAAACATctctgataatt
Above is a window of Megachile rotundata isolate GNS110a chromosome 1, iyMegRotu1, whole genome shotgun sequence DNA encoding:
- the LOC105662691 gene encoding putative malate dehydrogenase 1B; protein product: MSPSKCTTVIAGILEDRTFNHICFIAESLSTLLPNFYYKCIYKSSSEWECWLQKICALYNWSHSKSPLIWREIGITHCTVNYIGGSYQFWELLNQYYNIKSYLNDDELDALQADLSVVYDVKLQQRKCLCTPEECHQITIIGAGTSVCPDLVCQLLMTKELWWTHGIIINLYDEPGCFFKLKKIHRDARAVGSGLNRVTVLDNVPDGLKDCNILIYLDSFLREEHEGTDELLQRNYKYIEGLCIQINEYAPPSMKVIFCSPGFTCFYVNIVHKLVTKLPSTNIVAVSSHYGLELIYPLVHSLGYTLKNFGCPPVWGYLGINYFVDVDRMIQKVQTPQHAELRWFFYMSHNKKPYKENLKRKALAQYQLGRSEDFQKCRAICDLLKLWYSKKENIGDEIISLGIASDGSFGIPKGLVFSQPVHLKVLEDNSRIWIPFKDFPMPNMPISIFRSFIDTAIIINEKITELIQNSKFKEKFPEII
- the LOC100879817 gene encoding uncharacterized protein LOC100879817, translated to MAGIFNLFGESNLNKGQVVKPLVRSKTTIGASETPVKTVLSSKQKGLSIRTNSNSNISTVGHLTNLNQDVPNKPQEYLKPKLTQLDIGGRPISPGKDLKADEYSTKSLKKVPDKKNTQKLSDKTIFLKPALPKNYTKKRYPEPESLAPYCDMQFEFDDIYSKTIENEFKELLLKKRDEVLPYNDSFETDPEEIEYEMPTLYVSPISFDTEWRQFKIPSLPEISDNEDYF
- the TM9SF3 gene encoding transmembrane 9 superfamily protein member 3, whose product is MNMCRVRLLFYFLAFSLLPFAYPDEHNHIYEDNDEVVLWMSTVGPYHNRQETYSYYSLPFCMGTKDVINHYHETFSEALQGIELKFSGLEIEYKADVAKVEYCQIKLTEESEKAFIYAVKNQYWYKMYMDDLPIWGVVGDIEENNVAVSYYIWTHKKFDIGYNGKQIVDVNLTSENKVKLVQGAAISFSYEVNWRKSNIKFEDRFDKYLDPNFFQHRIHWFSIFNSFMMVIFLVGLVSMILMRTLRKDYARYSRDEEMDDMERDLGDEYGWKQVHGDVFRPASHAMLFSALIGAGYQVTVVVLSVIIFAILGELYTERGSMLSTAIFVYAATSPINGYAGGGLYARMGGRIWIKQMILSAFMLPIIVCGTAFFINFIAMYYHASRAIPFGSMVAVTCICIFVILPLTLVGTILGRNLAGTPDAPCRVNAVPRPIPEKKWFMEPLVIIMLGGILPFGSIFIEMYFIFTSFWAYKIYYVYGFMLLVFVILMIVTVCVTIVCTYFLLNAEDYRWQWTSFLAAASTAAYVYIYSFYYFFFKTKMYGLFQTAFYFGYMALFSLALGIMCGTVGYVGTNAFVRKIYSTVKID
- the LOC105662680 gene encoding stress-associated endoplasmic reticulum protein 2; this encodes MAPKQRMRIANERATKNITLRGNVPKSSKPQDDGSPIGPCLLALFLFVVCGSAVFQIIQSIRMA